A part of bacterium genomic DNA contains:
- a CDS encoding c-type cytochrome produces MGTRGAFWACILGTVASAVVFLALTADFHRHVGALTHADRLDGRAVAGKRVFERRNCNDCHTILGFGGYYAPDLTRAVRRVGADGIRYRLKDPGVALAASWRKMPRQRLADSEIDEIVAFLDWVGGVENNDWPPQDSVARKVSATGPVAAPAGEDVLRGQPCLGCHSLHGRGGTFGPPFDMIGRMLTVEQIEHYVRNPKAVNPQAMMPAQSAAAVADADLERIAAFLAGLK; encoded by the coding sequence ATGGGGACGCGCGGAGCGTTCTGGGCATGCATCCTCGGCACGGTCGCGTCGGCGGTCGTCTTCCTCGCGCTCACCGCGGATTTCCACCGGCACGTCGGCGCGCTGACGCACGCGGACCGGCTCGACGGGCGGGCCGTCGCCGGGAAGCGCGTGTTCGAGCGGCGCAACTGCAACGACTGCCACACGATCCTCGGCTTCGGCGGCTACTACGCGCCGGACCTCACGCGCGCCGTGCGCCGGGTCGGCGCCGACGGCATTCGCTACCGCCTCAAAGACCCCGGCGTCGCGCTGGCCGCCTCCTGGCGCAAGATGCCGCGCCAGCGGCTGGCCGATTCCGAGATCGACGAGATCGTCGCGTTCCTGGACTGGGTCGGAGGTGTGGAGAACAATGACTGGCCGCCGCAGGACAGCGTCGCCCGCAAGGTTTCCGCGACCGGGCCGGTGGCGGCGCCGGCGGGCGAAGACGTCCTGCGCGGCCAGCCCTGCCTGGGGTGCCACTCGCTGCACGGCCGCGGCGGCACGTTCGGCCCACCGTTCGACATGATCGGCCGCATGCTGACCGTCGAGCAGATCGAGCACTACGTGCGCAACCCGAAGGCCGTGAACCCACAGGCCATGATGCCGGCGCAGAGCGCGGCGGCCGTTGCGGACGCCGACCTGGAGCGGATCGCGGCCTTCCTCGCGGGCCTGAAGTGA